Proteins found in one Candidatus Zixiibacteriota bacterium genomic segment:
- the priA gene encoding primosomal protein N', with protein sequence MNPRLASTDGADPTGASPSPRARAAVAVDVAFKRRVRREFSYRVPDHWPDVPQPGELVVAPLGGSDAVGIIVAADTIENRNEVLKSLRHPIDSGWTIPPDVLALCRYVAAYYRCSLGEALAVAAAPMMSDAVETCRMIRPDWNDVPAQAPRLTATEQRILRHLPSDRDTPVTTLARGMTRSGRWRLTLHRLAERGLVSLRWQTKRPPIPGDAIFFGRHPAFTGELPAELEPLLQSGTTFREAVTARAMTRRLSRGATQLCELLEQDALDWHPVSDRHAEQCVGAEPEYDKLNDEQRRVLEEFDAIRGDRASPIALLWGPTGSGKTAVYCEAIRRTWAGGQNVLFLVPEIVLAGQLIGRLQESLKERIAVWHSGLSSAERYWMARLVARGRYRMVVGARSAVYAPMPNLGLIIVDEEHAESYKQSDPAPRYHARDLAVQRARLTGAICLLGSATPSLETIHKSNEREYRLLRLTQRVGHGVLPTVRIVDLRSAERFGDERWVSPTLKSAIEETLRSGRQAIIFLNRRGHSTSVACRACGQPVRCPSCDLALTYHARDRSMRCHVCSHVMKAPDHCPACNGAEFNLRGAGTQKIELLLASLDAPVRIERLDADIAARRGTAAGILRRFASGECNLLVGTQMVTKGLDVGKVDLIGVIWAEQQMSLPDFRAEERTFQLLTQVAGRAGRRADAEPGRVIVQSFCPDNDLLAIAARQDPQEFFARELPRRRALRYPPYGHLVLCVFSATEPQRSLTAAKGLTEFWKNAGADTGAGAVYGPAPALFAKRGRIYFHNVLIKTDSIPATHERLDQYESESTASLRRNHINWQVDVDPVDFF encoded by the coding sequence ATGAATCCCCGTCTCGCATCGACAGACGGCGCCGACCCCACGGGCGCCAGTCCGTCGCCACGCGCGCGCGCGGCTGTCGCAGTGGATGTCGCCTTCAAACGCCGGGTCCGACGCGAGTTCTCCTATCGTGTACCCGACCATTGGCCCGATGTCCCCCAACCGGGAGAGTTGGTGGTGGCGCCGTTGGGCGGTTCCGACGCAGTCGGCATCATTGTCGCGGCCGATACAATCGAAAATCGCAATGAAGTACTCAAGTCGCTCAGGCATCCGATCGATTCCGGTTGGACGATTCCTCCGGATGTGCTCGCGCTGTGTCGGTATGTCGCTGCCTACTACCGTTGCTCGCTGGGCGAGGCATTGGCGGTCGCCGCCGCTCCCATGATGTCGGACGCCGTGGAGACGTGTCGCATGATTCGCCCCGACTGGAACGATGTGCCGGCGCAGGCGCCGCGCCTGACCGCGACCGAGCAGCGCATCCTGCGACATCTGCCGTCCGATCGCGACACCCCGGTCACGACTCTGGCACGCGGTATGACACGCTCCGGGCGATGGCGTCTGACGCTCCATCGTCTGGCCGAACGGGGCCTGGTCTCGCTTCGCTGGCAAACGAAACGTCCCCCCATTCCTGGCGACGCGATCTTCTTCGGACGGCACCCGGCGTTCACCGGCGAACTCCCCGCAGAACTCGAACCGCTGTTGCAGTCCGGCACGACCTTTCGGGAGGCGGTGACTGCGCGCGCCATGACACGCCGCCTGTCCCGAGGAGCAACGCAGTTGTGCGAACTTCTGGAACAGGATGCACTCGATTGGCATCCCGTCTCCGATCGGCACGCCGAGCAGTGCGTCGGCGCCGAGCCGGAATACGACAAGCTCAATGATGAACAGCGGCGTGTGCTGGAGGAGTTCGACGCCATCCGCGGCGACCGTGCCTCCCCAATCGCGCTCCTATGGGGGCCGACCGGTTCGGGCAAGACAGCCGTTTATTGCGAGGCGATCCGACGGACTTGGGCGGGCGGGCAGAACGTTCTGTTTCTGGTTCCCGAGATCGTGCTCGCCGGGCAGCTCATCGGGCGCCTGCAGGAGTCGTTGAAGGAACGCATCGCTGTCTGGCACTCCGGATTGTCGTCGGCCGAACGGTACTGGATGGCCCGGCTTGTTGCCCGGGGCCGCTACCGGATGGTGGTCGGCGCGCGGTCGGCCGTGTACGCGCCGATGCCGAATCTCGGACTGATTATCGTCGACGAAGAGCACGCTGAATCCTACAAACAATCCGATCCGGCGCCGCGCTACCATGCGCGCGACCTCGCCGTACAACGCGCGCGCTTGACCGGGGCGATCTGTCTGCTCGGCTCCGCGACACCGTCCCTGGAGACCATTCACAAATCCAACGAGCGGGAATATCGGCTCCTGCGACTGACGCAGCGCGTTGGCCACGGCGTCCTGCCCACGGTTCGAATCGTCGATTTGCGCAGTGCCGAGCGATTCGGCGACGAACGCTGGGTCTCTCCGACTCTGAAATCGGCCATCGAGGAAACGCTCCGTTCCGGACGGCAGGCCATCATCTTCCTCAATCGCCGGGGACATTCTACGAGCGTGGCCTGCCGTGCCTGTGGTCAACCGGTCAGGTGCCCCTCGTGCGATCTGGCGCTGACCTACCATGCCCGCGACCGGTCGATGCGCTGCCATGTTTGTTCCCATGTGATGAAAGCGCCGGATCATTGTCCCGCGTGCAATGGCGCAGAGTTTAATCTGCGCGGCGCCGGCACGCAGAAGATCGAGCTGCTGCTGGCGAGTCTGGACGCGCCCGTGCGGATCGAACGGCTCGATGCCGACATCGCCGCCCGGCGGGGGACCGCCGCAGGCATCCTGAGACGGTTTGCGTCGGGCGAATGCAACCTTCTGGTCGGAACACAGATGGTCACCAAAGGTCTCGATGTCGGCAAGGTCGACTTAATCGGCGTCATCTGGGCGGAGCAACAGATGTCGCTGCCGGATTTCCGCGCCGAGGAACGCACGTTCCAGCTTCTGACCCAAGTCGCCGGACGCGCCGGTCGTCGGGCCGATGCCGAGCCCGGACGCGTGATCGTGCAGTCATTCTGCCCGGATAATGACCTGCTCGCCATCGCGGCGCGCCAGGACCCGCAGGAGTTCTTTGCCCGCGAACTTCCGCGACGGCGCGCCTTGCGATACCCGCCATACGGCCATCTTGTCCTGTGCGTGTTCAGTGCGACCGAACCGCAGCGCTCGCTGACTGCCGCAAAGGGCCTGACTGAATTCTGGAAGAATGCGGGCGCCGATACCGGCGCGGGCGCCGTATACGGACCCGCGCCGGCCTTGTTCGCCAAACGCGGGCGGATCTACTTCCATAATGTTCTCATCAAGACCGACTCGATCCCGGCGACGCATGAACGGCTGGACCAATACGAATCCGAATCGACCGCATCATTGCGCAGAAACCACATCAATTGGCAGGTCGATGTGGACCCGGTTGATTTCTTTTGA
- the purM gene encoding phosphoribosylformylglycinamidine cyclo-ligase, with the protein MAKVDYQSAGVDLEAADQAAGQIARIAQTTYTNGVLAGVGPFSGLFEIDTATERRPVLVSSCDGVGTKLKLAIRSGRHGTIGQDLVNHCVNDILTSGARPLFFLDYLALGRLDPAIVADVVSGIAEACRTNLMALIGGETAEMPGLYKVGDYDIAGFIVGIVERDAIIDGSAVKAGQALIGLAANGPHTNGYSLVRKVLFDLNNFAFDDTPDELKGQAVGDAVMAVHPSYRHAVDALRRRVGIHGMAHVTGGGIEGNLIRILPEGVQAVVDPSQWPPLPVFTFIQHEGQIEVDEMFRVFNMGIGFIVVVDLDAVTEAIAALAEAGVSAYHIGSTLSGQRSVRLSVGTGR; encoded by the coding sequence ATGGCCAAAGTCGATTATCAATCAGCCGGAGTCGATCTGGAAGCCGCCGATCAGGCCGCAGGCCAGATCGCCAGGATCGCTCAGACGACCTATACAAACGGTGTGCTGGCAGGCGTCGGACCATTCTCCGGGCTCTTCGAAATCGACACGGCGACTGAACGCCGTCCCGTGCTCGTTTCCAGTTGCGACGGCGTCGGAACAAAGCTCAAGCTCGCAATCCGGTCAGGCCGCCACGGCACCATCGGCCAGGACCTGGTCAATCACTGCGTCAACGACATCCTGACCAGCGGCGCGCGCCCTCTGTTCTTTCTCGATTATCTCGCCCTGGGACGCCTCGATCCCGCCATCGTCGCAGATGTGGTATCCGGGATTGCCGAGGCGTGCCGTACCAATCTCATGGCACTCATTGGCGGCGAAACCGCGGAGATGCCCGGGCTTTACAAGGTCGGCGACTACGACATCGCCGGATTCATCGTCGGGATCGTGGAGCGTGATGCGATCATCGACGGCTCCGCGGTGAAGGCGGGACAGGCGTTGATCGGGCTGGCGGCCAATGGGCCGCACACCAATGGCTACTCGCTGGTGCGCAAGGTGCTCTTCGACTTGAACAACTTCGCCTTCGACGATACACCCGATGAGCTCAAGGGGCAGGCAGTGGGCGATGCGGTCATGGCCGTGCACCCGTCGTATCGTCACGCCGTCGACGCGCTGCGCCGTCGGGTGGGCATTCACGGCATGGCGCACGTCACCGGCGGCGGAATCGAAGGCAACCTCATTCGCATTCTGCCCGAGGGTGTACAGGCGGTCGTCGATCCCTCCCAATGGCCCCCATTGCCGGTGTTCACGTTCATTCAGCACGAGGGGCAAATTGAAGTCGACGAGATGTTCCGCGTCTTCAACATGGGGATCGGATTTATCGTCGTCGTCGACCTTGACGCCGTCACCGAGGCGATTGCCGCTCTGGCGGAAGCGGGTGTGTCGGCGTATCACATCGGCAGCACGCTCAGCGGCCAACGGAGCGTCCGCCTCTCTGTCGGAACGGGACGCTGA
- a CDS encoding DUF4139 domain-containing protein, whose amino-acid sequence MRRWMTMGLIVCAAMASTARGEVRLTVYNNDLALVKETRTLDYQRGVFDLEFTDVAAAIDPTSVAFTAVDHPNAVTLLEQDYRYDLVSVDKILQKYIDQQVQLITKQEKVHDGVLLAADPSAYTLRRPDGGLTLVNRAEVADLSLAELPKDLITRPTLVWKLQSDVDGSVRSEVRYLTKQIGWHAEYIATINAAEDGLELAGWVSIDNRSGATYADARIKLVAGDVNLVQDQYKPRPEMMAMSRAASDFQQEQFFEYHLYTLDRPSTVRDNEIKQLSLFEPATVNAKKVYTYEGARYGDNVRVTMEFVNSESAGLGMPLPKGKVRAMKASSDGSLEFVGEDLIDHTPKDEEVRVYLGNAFDIIGERTVVNQRRIADRVVEIDISVNLRNHKDTDISVLVVEHFWGDWSISSESHKFEKKDANTAEWRLPVTANGETTLTFTVRQRS is encoded by the coding sequence ATGAGACGATGGATGACAATGGGGCTGATCGTGTGCGCGGCGATGGCGTCAACGGCGCGCGGCGAAGTCCGACTGACGGTCTACAACAACGATCTGGCGCTGGTAAAGGAAACGCGCACGCTCGACTACCAACGCGGCGTCTTCGATCTCGAATTCACCGACGTCGCGGCCGCGATCGATCCGACTTCGGTGGCGTTTACCGCCGTCGATCATCCGAACGCCGTCACGCTGCTCGAGCAGGATTACCGCTACGATCTCGTGTCGGTCGACAAGATCCTGCAAAAGTACATCGACCAGCAGGTCCAACTGATCACCAAGCAGGAAAAAGTGCACGACGGCGTCCTGTTGGCCGCCGACCCCAGCGCATACACGCTGCGTCGTCCCGATGGGGGATTGACCCTTGTCAATCGCGCAGAGGTCGCCGACTTATCATTGGCCGAGCTCCCCAAAGATTTGATTACTCGTCCGACTTTGGTCTGGAAGCTCCAATCGGACGTCGACGGGTCGGTGCGCTCAGAGGTGCGTTATCTCACCAAACAGATCGGTTGGCACGCCGAATACATCGCGACGATCAATGCCGCCGAGGACGGGCTGGAGCTGGCCGGTTGGGTATCGATCGACAACCGTAGCGGTGCGACCTACGCTGATGCCCGTATCAAACTGGTCGCGGGGGACGTCAATCTGGTTCAGGATCAATACAAGCCCCGCCCCGAAATGATGGCGATGTCGCGCGCGGCATCGGACTTTCAGCAGGAACAGTTCTTCGAGTATCACCTCTACACGCTTGATCGCCCCTCGACCGTGCGCGACAACGAGATCAAGCAGTTGTCCTTGTTTGAACCGGCAACCGTGAACGCGAAGAAGGTCTACACTTACGAGGGGGCGCGCTACGGCGACAACGTGCGCGTCACGATGGAGTTCGTCAACTCCGAGAGTGCCGGGCTCGGCATGCCGCTGCCGAAGGGAAAAGTCCGCGCGATGAAGGCATCCTCGGACGGCTCGCTCGAATTTGTCGGGGAAGACTTGATCGATCACACGCCCAAAGACGAGGAGGTCCGCGTTTATCTCGGCAATGCCTTCGATATCATCGGAGAACGAACAGTCGTCAACCAGCGACGCATCGCCGACCGCGTGGTCGAAATCGACATCTCGGTCAACCTGCGCAACCACAAGGACACCGACATCTCGGTTTTGGTTGTCGAACACTTTTGGGGTGACTGGTCGATATCCTCTGAGTCACACAAGTTCGAGAAGAAGGACGCGAACACCGCCGAGTGGCGGCTCCCGGTAACCGCCAACGGCGAAACCACGTTGACGTTCACCGTCCGCCAGCGCTCCTGA